GGGGCCGTAGCGGTAGACCCTTAGTTCCACCAGGCTTGGCCCCTCCCCCAGCCGGGCCCGCTCTATGGCCCCCTTGACCACGTAGTAGCTGGCCAGGACGTCCATCCCGTCCACCAGGTAGCCGGGGATGCCGAAGGCGTGGGCCTTGTCGGCGATGGTGGGGCTGTGGGTCTGGCGGCTGTAGTCTACGCTGATGGCGTAGAGGTTGTTCTCGCAGATGAAGACCGCGGGGGCCCCCTGCACCGCGGCGAAGTTGATGCCCGCGTACCAGTCCCCTTCGCTGGTGGCCCCCTCCCCGAAGGTGCAGACCGCCACCTGGCCGGTGCGGAGGAGCTTCATGCTGATGGCGGCCCCGGCGGCGGGGGGCACGTGGGAGGCGATGGGGGAGGCCACGGTGAAGAGGTTGAGGGCCCTTGAACCCGGGTGCTCGGGCATCTGCCGCCCCTTGTTGGGGTCGGCCCGGGTGGCCAGCATCTGGCCGAAGAGCTCCCTCAAGGGGAGGCCTAGGGCCAGGGCCAGGCCGTGGTCCCGGTAGTAGGGGAAGAGCCAGTCAAACCCCCGCCTCAGGGCGTGGGCGATGGCCACCTGGGCGGCCTCGTGCCCGGCGGCGGGGGCGATGAAGCTGGTCTTGCCCGTGCGGATGAGGATGGTGTAGCGCTCGTCCAGCATCCGGGCGGCCAGCATGTCCCGGTAGAGCCTTTTTAGGCTGTCCTCGTCCAGGTCCAGGGGGAAGTCCCCCAGCCACTCCCCCTTCTCCCCCATGAGCCTTATGGGCTCTTGGGTGAAGGGCTGGAACCGGTAGGTGTCCTTGACCATAAGCCCTCCTTGGGGCGCTTTTGGCGCCGAAGCCCCGCCCTGGGTAAGGGCCTGGGGCTTTTGGGGGTGGGGTAGGTCCCACTTTCCCTTCGCCCCGAGTATAACCTGTAGGGGTGCGCCTGCGGGTGGTGGCGGTGGGCAGGCCCAGGCTCCCCTACGCCCGGCTGGGGGTGGAGCTCTATGGGGAGCGCATCCGCCGCTACGCCCCCATGGAGCTCCTCTACGTGCGGGAGGCGGGGGAGCTCCTTCCCAAGGCGGAGGGGCACCGGCGGATCGTTCTGGACGAGCGGGGGAGGCTTTTCACCACGGAGGGGCTTTACCGCTTCCTCCTGGGTTTTGAGGGGGAGCGGGTGGCCTTCCTGGTGGGGGGGGCGGAGGGGCATCCTGAGGCGGTGCGGAAGGGGGCGGACCTCCTCCTTGCCCTCTCCCCCCTCACCCTGCAACACGAGCTGGCCCTCCTGGTCCTCCTGGAGCAGCTCTACCGCGTACTCACCTTAAGGGCGGGGCACCCTTACCACAGGCCATGACCTATTCCGAGTTCGCAAAGCTGGTGGCGCGGCTTTGGGAGGAGATCCCCGAGGCCTTCAAAAGGGGCCTCCAGGGGGTGCACGTCTTCCCCGAGGCCAGGCCGGAGCCGGGGCTTCCCGGGGTGTGGCGGCTTGGGGAGTACCTGGACCCAGGGCCCCCCACGGCCTTCGGCGGGTTTGAGGGGCTAGGGCGGCACATCGCCCTCTACTACGGCTCCTTCCTCGAGGTGGCGGGAGAGGGGTTTGACTGGGAGGGGGAGGTGTGGGAGACCCTCCTCCACGAGCTAAGGCACCACCTGGAGTCCCTGGCGGGCCGGGACGACCTGGTGCGGGAGGACCTCAGGCGCCTGGCCGAGTTGCGCCGGGGCGGTTCCCCTCCGGCAGGGGAGGGGTAGTCCCGGCTAGGGGGCGGCGGTCCTTAAAGCCCCCAGAGAGGGGGTGGTAGTGGGCCACCTCGGGTTCCCCCTCCCGCCAACAGAGGAAGACCACCTCCCCCCCGATCCGGGCGGGGAAGTCCACGAGGCCCCGGTCCAGGTCCTTGAGGAAGACCCCTAGGGAGGCCAGGTAGCGGGCGTCGGCCTCGAGGGTGCCGAGGAGAAAGCGGATCTCCTCCTCCAGGGCCCGCCGCTCCAACCCGCGGGCCTGGGGGAGCCGGGCCTGGGCCTCTAGAAGTTCCCCCCTGGCCTGGCGCATCTCCCCCAGGACCCGCCCGAGCTCGGGCAGGAGGGCATCGGCCTCCTCCTTGGTGAAGATGCGGGCGAACATGCCCCTATGTTAACAAAAAGGGTGAGGGAAATCTAAGCGCAGATTACTCAAGGAGGGGCAGGGGCGCCACCTCCCCCGCCCCCACCCGTACCCCGCCCACGAGGAGGCTCCCGTCGGGGAGGACCTCCTCCGCCAACCCCTCCACCGCTCCCTTGGGGGTTTCCACCCGCACCCTG
The genomic region above belongs to Thermus sediminis and contains:
- a CDS encoding thiamine pyrophosphate-dependent dehydrogenase E1 component subunit alpha, which produces MVKDTYRFQPFTQEPIRLMGEKGEWLGDFPLDLDEDSLKRLYRDMLAARMLDERYTILIRTGKTSFIAPAAGHEAAQVAIAHALRRGFDWLFPYYRDHGLALALGLPLRELFGQMLATRADPNKGRQMPEHPGSRALNLFTVASPIASHVPPAAGAAISMKLLRTGQVAVCTFGEGATSEGDWYAGINFAAVQGAPAVFICENNLYAISVDYSRQTHSPTIADKAHAFGIPGYLVDGMDVLASYYVVKGAIERARLGEGPSLVELRVYRYGPHSSADDDSRYRPKEEVEAWKKRDPIPRFRGFLEAQGLWNAEWEEDLKEEIRSELEQGLKEAEEAGPIPPEWMLDDVLAEKPWHLQRQEALLKEEL
- a CDS encoding 23S rRNA (pseudouridine(1915)-N(3))-methyltransferase RlmH, which gives rise to MRLRVVAVGRPRLPYARLGVELYGERIRRYAPMELLYVREAGELLPKAEGHRRIVLDERGRLFTTEGLYRFLLGFEGERVAFLVGGAEGHPEAVRKGADLLLALSPLTLQHELALLVLLEQLYRVLTLRAGHPYHRP
- a CDS encoding metallopeptidase family protein, with product MTYSEFAKLVARLWEEIPEAFKRGLQGVHVFPEARPEPGLPGVWRLGEYLDPGPPTAFGGFEGLGRHIALYYGSFLEVAGEGFDWEGEVWETLLHELRHHLESLAGRDDLVREDLRRLAELRRGGSPPAGEG
- a CDS encoding DUF2203 domain-containing protein, whose amino-acid sequence is MFARIFTKEEADALLPELGRVLGEMRQARGELLEAQARLPQARGLERRALEEEIRFLLGTLEADARYLASLGVFLKDLDRGLVDFPARIGGEVVFLCWREGEPEVAHYHPLSGGFKDRRPLAGTTPPLPEGNRPGATRPGA